The proteins below come from a single uncultured Carboxylicivirga sp. genomic window:
- a CDS encoding YtxH domain-containing protein → MSKTTNTLIGFIAGAAAGAITGILFAPDKGYKTRKRVKKKARKIKTDAQREINERMDDLKEQMTEMVDDMKGKYAEAETEVKSKIGKIKDQVDKNKVEA, encoded by the coding sequence ATGTCTAAAACAACAAATACATTAATAGGATTTATTGCCGGAGCAGCAGCAGGTGCCATAACAGGAATTTTATTTGCACCCGACAAAGGTTACAAAACGCGTAAGCGAGTAAAAAAGAAAGCCAGAAAAATAAAAACGGATGCTCAACGTGAAATCAACGAACGAATGGACGATTTAAAAGAGCAAATGACAGAAATGGTTGATGACATGAAAGGCAAATATGCTGAGGCCGAAACGGAAGTAAAATCGAAAATTGGAAAGATTAAAGATCAGGTTGATAAAAATAAAGTTGAAGCCTAA
- a CDS encoding mechanosensitive ion channel family protein, with protein MFDKISEATDKILLKIQGWIETFITMLPNVIVAVLVVVAFYIVAKWVRKFLNKALFRVSSNHSVNSLISTIVFSIISFAGAFVALNVLNLDKTVTSLLAGIGIAGLAIGFAFKDVASNFLSGIYMAVKSPINVGDIIEYNDVYGSVKEIGIRATTITTMQGQDVVFPNRLIVENYYTHFTINGHRRIDLEVGISYGDDLEKAEEVTKEAIRKISYLEPGTTVELFYTEFGSSSINFVIQYWVKFARETDYLRAQSQGIKNIKKAYDHNDITITFPIRTLDFGMKGGKSLSEVFSEVNTEKE; from the coding sequence ATGTTCGATAAAATAAGTGAAGCTACAGATAAGATTTTGCTCAAGATTCAAGGATGGATAGAAACGTTTATAACCATGCTTCCCAATGTAATAGTAGCTGTTTTGGTGGTTGTAGCATTTTACATAGTGGCTAAATGGGTTCGTAAATTTCTCAATAAGGCACTTTTCAGAGTTTCGTCCAACCACTCTGTCAATAGTTTAATATCAACCATAGTGTTTTCGATAATATCATTTGCCGGTGCTTTTGTAGCATTAAATGTGCTTAATCTTGATAAAACAGTTACTTCTTTGCTGGCAGGTATTGGTATTGCCGGTTTAGCTATTGGTTTTGCATTTAAAGATGTGGCATCTAACTTTTTATCCGGTATTTATATGGCTGTTAAAAGTCCTATTAATGTGGGCGATATTATTGAGTACAACGATGTATATGGGTCAGTTAAAGAAATAGGGATACGCGCCACTACCATAACAACTATGCAGGGACAGGATGTGGTATTTCCCAACCGTTTGATTGTAGAGAATTATTACACCCATTTTACCATTAATGGTCATCGAAGAATTGATCTGGAAGTTGGAATATCTTATGGTGATGATCTTGAAAAAGCAGAAGAAGTGACCAAAGAAGCAATCCGAAAAATAAGCTATCTCGAGCCTGGCACTACAGTTGAGCTTTTCTATACCGAATTCGGAAGTAGCTCCATTAACTTTGTAATTCAGTATTGGGTAAAGTTTGCCCGGGAAACTGATTATTTGAGGGCACAAAGTCAAGGAATTAAAAACATTAAAAAAGCCTATGATCATAACGATATTACTATAACCTTCCCAATACGAACATTAGATTTTGGTATGAAGGGAGGTAAATCGTTAAGTGAAGTGTTTTCAGAAGTAAATACCGAAAAAGAATAA
- a CDS encoding CsbD family protein, giving the protein MNKLELKGQWKEVTGKVKQKYGEIFDDEMVYSDGVEDQLVGLIQEKTGKAKEEIVKELNDMKN; this is encoded by the coding sequence ATGAATAAGTTAGAATTAAAAGGACAATGGAAAGAAGTAACAGGAAAAGTAAAACAAAAATATGGTGAAATCTTCGATGATGAGATGGTTTATTCCGATGGAGTAGAAGATCAATTAGTTGGTTTGATTCAGGAAAAAACCGGAAAAGCCAAAGAGGAAATTGTTAAGGAACTAAACGACATGAAAAACTAA
- a CDS encoding response regulator, whose product MNYNKVLLIDDDPFLIELNKMMVEWDGLNKYFTTATSAEEALSLISDLKHKNKPSPDYILLDLNMPEMDGFEFMEQYKQQFYPWHSSTKIIIVTSSTREKDKQKAMSFPFVVGYQEKPLPDNYVAELISKA is encoded by the coding sequence ATGAATTACAATAAAGTATTGTTAATAGATGATGATCCATTTCTGATTGAACTCAATAAAATGATGGTTGAATGGGACGGATTGAACAAATATTTTACAACTGCTACCAGCGCAGAAGAAGCACTGTCTTTAATATCCGATTTAAAACACAAGAATAAACCAAGCCCCGATTATATACTTCTGGATTTAAACATGCCCGAAATGGATGGATTTGAGTTTATGGAACAATATAAGCAGCAGTTTTATCCATGGCATTCATCTACAAAAATTATCATCGTTACCAGTTCTACCCGCGAAAAAGATAAGCAAAAAGCAATGTCGTTTCCTTTTGTAGTAGGTTATCAAGAGAAACCTTTGCCGGATAATTATGTGGCTGAACTTATTTCAAAAGCATAA
- a CDS encoding PAS domain-containing sensor histidine kinase: MERRNKDKLTHKNESEVFVMEFKDKNTVIRKTQSLGKELDYLRSVSDESKRAQRIIDVLPQIAWTASESGHIDFFNKRWYEYTATAYQDDLNKLWWKVICRDDHTEMENFWDRIKEKGIASEIRVRIQHQQDYRWHLISLIPVKDDDNNVVNWIGTGTDVHEQVLQTKQLDKRNAELLAMNHYLEHFVHAVAHDLRAPVSNLKMLAQAIDKAPELDKVKLMSNISGNVNRLDETLMGLIRVIDIQKADEPVSYNINLYAVVDEVLTELEAQLQEKRIEVDITISDKLIFSHVKAFLKVIITNVLSNSIEYCYNHSAIINIEAHRLDEDTIQLTIEDNGPGIDLQKDRKRLFRPFGKLSQNSKGMGLGLHIVETMVKRNGGYVEIESELNKGTKIHLFLKEYD, encoded by the coding sequence ATGGAGAGAAGAAATAAAGATAAGCTAACGCATAAAAATGAATCCGAAGTTTTTGTAATGGAATTTAAGGATAAAAATACAGTTATCAGAAAAACCCAAAGTCTGGGCAAGGAGCTGGATTACCTTAGATCTGTATCGGATGAAAGCAAGCGTGCGCAGCGCATAATTGATGTGTTACCTCAAATAGCCTGGACTGCTTCTGAATCGGGTCATATCGACTTTTTTAATAAACGCTGGTATGAATATACAGCCACAGCTTATCAGGATGATTTAAATAAATTGTGGTGGAAGGTAATTTGTCGTGATGATCACACAGAAATGGAGAATTTTTGGGATCGTATTAAAGAAAAAGGAATTGCTTCCGAAATAAGAGTTCGAATACAACATCAGCAAGATTATCGTTGGCATTTAATTTCATTAATTCCAGTGAAGGATGATGACAATAACGTTGTGAATTGGATTGGTACAGGCACCGATGTTCATGAACAGGTGTTGCAAACCAAACAACTGGACAAACGCAATGCCGAGCTGCTGGCCATGAATCATTATCTCGAACATTTTGTTCATGCAGTAGCGCATGATCTGCGAGCTCCGGTTTCTAATTTAAAGATGTTGGCACAGGCAATTGATAAAGCCCCTGAATTGGATAAAGTTAAACTCATGTCCAACATATCCGGTAATGTAAATCGCTTGGATGAAACACTTATGGGGTTGATACGGGTAATCGATATTCAAAAAGCAGATGAGCCGGTATCTTATAATATTAATTTGTATGCGGTGGTAGATGAGGTATTAACAGAACTTGAGGCACAACTGCAAGAAAAACGTATTGAGGTAGATATAACTATTTCTGACAAATTGATTTTTAGCCATGTAAAAGCTTTTCTCAAAGTGATAATCACCAATGTATTATCCAATTCAATAGAGTATTGTTATAATCATTCAGCAATAATTAATATCGAAGCTCATAGGTTAGATGAAGATACCATTCAACTTACCATTGAAGATAATGGACCTGGAATTGATTTGCAGAAAGACAGAAAAAGACTATTTCGTCCCTTTGGTAAGCTGAGTCAAAATTCCAAAGGAATGGGGTTGGGCTTGCATATTGTTGAAACCATGGTGAAACGAAATGGTGGATACGTAGAAATAGAAAGTGAACTCAATAAAGGCACAAAAATACACTTGTTTCTAAAAGAGTATGATTGA
- a CDS encoding sigma-54 dependent transcriptional regulator translates to MNKILVVDDDTFMCNLLETYLTNHGYEVDAEYTAEGANLLLKKKKYDIVVCDFRLPDSDGLEMLKNIKSKNSETKVIIITAYADVRMAVKLMKLGAYDYVTKPLQQEELLSLVKQVSKKENKKNTASDNKEFIIGESSEIKDIIRLCDVVAPTNMSVLIQGETGSGKEYIARFIHQNSKRNDKPFVAVDCGAIPKDLANSELFGHLKGAFTGAINNKIGVFEQANGGTLFLDEVGNLAYDLQVKLLRAIQERVITKLGSTKSVNVDVRIIAATNDELEVDIQNNNFREDLYHRLNEFKISLPALRERKEDILVFARHFIQQANGDLYKEVEGMDPDVIIAMQNYSWHGNLRELRNVIKRSVLLSTASNITLDCLPDEIKNHKEKEEYDVVSQVLENVSEDDNKAPDLKGAANQFEKEVIINTLEEVNFNKSEAARKLNIDRKTLYNKMKQLDIDYKALKRM, encoded by the coding sequence ATGAATAAAATATTAGTCGTTGACGATGATACTTTTATGTGCAATCTGCTTGAAACCTATCTTACAAATCATGGTTATGAGGTAGATGCCGAATATACTGCCGAAGGAGCCAATCTTCTGCTCAAGAAAAAGAAATACGATATAGTAGTTTGCGATTTCCGCTTGCCTGATAGCGACGGGCTGGAAATGTTGAAAAACATCAAATCTAAAAATTCCGAGACTAAAGTAATCATCATTACTGCTTATGCCGATGTCCGCATGGCTGTTAAGCTAATGAAATTAGGTGCGTATGATTATGTAACCAAACCATTGCAGCAAGAGGAGCTCTTGAGTTTGGTGAAGCAGGTTAGTAAAAAGGAAAATAAAAAAAATACTGCCTCTGATAATAAGGAATTCATTATCGGAGAGAGTAGTGAAATAAAAGATATTATTCGTTTATGCGACGTGGTTGCGCCAACCAATATGTCGGTACTAATACAAGGCGAAACCGGATCGGGTAAAGAGTATATCGCCCGGTTTATCCATCAAAATAGTAAAAGAAACGATAAGCCATTTGTTGCAGTTGATTGTGGAGCCATACCAAAGGATTTGGCCAACAGCGAGCTGTTTGGGCATTTAAAAGGAGCATTTACCGGTGCCATAAATAACAAAATAGGGGTGTTTGAACAGGCCAACGGGGGTACTTTGTTTTTAGATGAGGTGGGGAACCTTGCATATGATCTTCAGGTGAAATTACTACGAGCCATTCAGGAAAGGGTTATTACTAAATTAGGTAGTACAAAATCCGTTAATGTGGATGTTAGAATTATTGCTGCCACCAATGATGAATTGGAAGTGGATATACAGAATAATAATTTTCGTGAAGACCTGTACCATCGCTTGAACGAATTTAAAATTTCATTGCCAGCTTTGCGCGAGAGAAAAGAGGATATTCTTGTTTTTGCTCGTCATTTTATTCAACAGGCCAATGGTGATTTGTACAAGGAAGTGGAAGGTATGGATCCGGATGTAATTATTGCGATGCAAAATTACTCTTGGCATGGTAATCTTCGTGAGTTGAGGAATGTAATCAAACGATCAGTATTGTTATCAACGGCTTCGAATATAACACTCGATTGTTTGCCCGATGAAATCAAAAATCATAAAGAAAAGGAAGAATATGATGTGGTTAGTCAGGTATTGGAGAATGTATCGGAAGACGATAATAAAGCTCCGGACTTGAAAGGTGCTGCCAATCAATTCGAGAAGGAAGTGATTATTAATACGCTTGAAGAAGTTAATTTTAATAAATCCGAGGCTGCACGAAAATTAAATATCGACAGAAAAACACTATATAATAAAATGAAGCAATTAGATATTGATTATAAAGCCCTGAAAAGAATGTGA
- a CDS encoding response regulator — MEISQMKKFDAINQKLEKLLVESKCNMAMSDELLSIQKALKECEDCNNQLEKEHNKLRAENKRLKEQYAAMLDNLPDMDVYLFDKKQRFVLTGGQEKTKYGYSKQDFLGKTILDISDKNLQDSFKHLLDSTLIGNKVETEFKNKSKAYKILTQPIYDDNGEIEYGILIGHNITKLKKAQQKLRKAKIEAENTARSKTNFLANMSHEIRTPLNAIIGFSEQLAKTQLTPEQRKFNDLVNESSDILLSLVNEILILLKIGMGKVFIDEVPFDVRKVFEDVYQFFRLKAERKGIELMYVVDDDISPVLVGDPFRLKQVLINLVSNAVKFTDAGSVRFSCSVKKEEYDKVRLRIDVKDTGIGIPVKDQAIIFDEFSQSENMIKEKHGGTGLGLTISKKLIELQKGKIKLKSEPEKGSHFSIVIPYKKGSETDIIKEDQVFVVDAHHLKGKNILLADDDQYNRELAQTIFNNWDVDFDLAQNGEEAYNLANQKAYDIILMDIHMPKLSGMQTTHQIRTEPNPNKQTKIVALTANIVKSDINEYLQFGMDDYLIKPYSEEELFNKVCNVLGIQIDTNKKMPKQAIMETEKTPTIIFDFTDLQKATRGNQMMFNKMLQSFIDNTQKGLEELKHGLKQSNWDLLRETAHRMVSSFRYFKLDEASDVLRSIEKSVINKEFDGIPDKLHVLIDQIEAILEAIEKEKITA; from the coding sequence ATGGAGATCAGCCAAATGAAGAAATTTGATGCAATTAATCAAAAGTTAGAAAAGCTATTGGTTGAATCGAAATGTAACATGGCAATGTCAGATGAGTTATTATCAATTCAAAAGGCTTTGAAGGAATGTGAAGATTGTAATAACCAACTCGAAAAAGAACACAATAAGCTTAGGGCTGAAAATAAAAGGTTGAAAGAGCAATATGCGGCTATGCTCGATAACTTGCCTGATATGGATGTTTATCTGTTCGATAAGAAACAAAGGTTTGTTCTTACAGGCGGTCAGGAAAAAACTAAGTATGGCTACTCAAAGCAGGATTTTTTAGGGAAAACTATATTGGATATTTCGGATAAGAACCTGCAGGATAGTTTTAAACACCTACTGGATAGTACTCTCATTGGTAATAAGGTAGAAACAGAATTTAAAAATAAAAGTAAGGCTTATAAGATTCTTACTCAGCCAATTTACGATGATAATGGTGAAATTGAGTATGGTATTTTAATTGGCCACAATATCACCAAATTAAAAAAAGCACAACAAAAACTTCGTAAAGCTAAGATCGAGGCAGAAAACACTGCCCGATCTAAAACTAACTTTTTAGCCAATATGAGTCATGAGATCAGGACTCCGCTCAATGCCATAATTGGTTTCTCTGAGCAATTAGCCAAAACACAATTAACACCGGAGCAAAGGAAATTCAACGATTTGGTCAATGAATCATCCGATATATTGCTTTCTCTGGTCAATGAGATTCTTATTTTATTGAAGATAGGAATGGGAAAAGTGTTTATCGATGAAGTTCCGTTTGATGTTCGAAAGGTTTTTGAGGATGTTTATCAGTTTTTCAGGTTAAAAGCTGAACGAAAAGGTATCGAGCTAATGTATGTGGTTGATGATGACATCTCACCGGTTTTAGTTGGTGATCCTTTTCGATTGAAACAAGTACTTATTAATTTGGTTAGCAACGCTGTAAAATTCACAGATGCCGGTTCTGTTCGGTTTTCATGTTCGGTAAAAAAAGAGGAGTATGATAAAGTCCGTTTACGTATTGATGTGAAAGACACCGGTATTGGAATTCCTGTAAAAGATCAAGCCATCATCTTTGATGAGTTTTCGCAATCGGAGAATATGATTAAAGAAAAGCATGGAGGAACAGGTTTGGGATTGACCATTAGTAAGAAATTGATTGAGTTACAGAAAGGGAAAATCAAACTAAAAAGTGAACCGGAGAAAGGAAGTCATTTTAGTATTGTTATTCCATACAAAAAAGGATCCGAAACAGATATTATTAAAGAAGATCAGGTATTTGTTGTGGATGCCCATCATCTGAAAGGAAAAAACATATTGTTGGCCGATGACGATCAGTATAACAGGGAATTAGCTCAAACGATTTTTAATAATTGGGATGTAGACTTTGATTTGGCCCAAAATGGTGAAGAGGCATATAACCTCGCCAATCAAAAGGCATATGACATTATCCTTATGGATATTCATATGCCAAAGTTAAGTGGAATGCAGACAACCCATCAGATTAGAACGGAACCAAATCCAAATAAACAAACTAAAATAGTTGCCTTAACTGCCAATATTGTCAAAAGTGATATTAATGAATATTTGCAGTTTGGCATGGACGATTATTTAATCAAGCCATACTCCGAAGAGGAGCTTTTTAATAAGGTATGTAATGTTTTAGGTATACAAATTGATACGAATAAGAAGATGCCTAAACAAGCCATTATGGAAACAGAAAAAACACCTACCATTATTTTTGATTTTACCGATTTGCAAAAAGCTACCCGTGGAAATCAAATGATGTTTAATAAAATGCTGCAATCATTTATTGATAATACGCAGAAAGGATTAGAAGAACTAAAACATGGGCTGAAACAGAGTAATTGGGATTTGTTGCGCGAAACGGCCCATCGGATGGTTTCATCTTTCAGGTACTTTAAACTTGATGAAGCTTCTGATGTATTGCGATCCATAGAAAAATCGGTGATTAACAAAGAATTCGATGGAATACCAGATAAGCTACATGTTTTGATTGATCAGATCGAAGCAATATTGGAAGCCATAGAAAAAGAAAAGATAACAGCCTAA
- a CDS encoding phosphatase domain-containing protein → MQNIFLRNWMFRIKDVLMSNDDLKDDMEIVLYKGYGNSTTVFVSGMVIAGKNVQSFSNNSKWENMRAMIKRFTRKTVANQEVKIDLLSEQTKVITDGSGSFSVQLKLPCFHKVQSDRWIPVKAIIPNTSVKVTGQIQIINDDEERIFISDIDDTVLISHSTHLFRKLYLILFKNAESRLPFPDIPRFYQQLKSGRSNNADHPFFYVSSSEWNLYDLLNDFFKFNQIPEGTLLLKKYSEGIIKLWLSGKKHHDLKYNKIRFLLTFYPYQKFVLLGDNGQEDPIIYGRLTKEFPGRIETVYIRQIKSLWGGKTNEVDSLFDTHTHLIQIKHTKEAFNHAKVLGYI, encoded by the coding sequence ATGCAAAATATTTTTCTTCGGAATTGGATGTTCAGAATCAAGGATGTTTTAATGTCTAACGATGACTTAAAAGATGATATGGAAATTGTTTTGTATAAAGGCTATGGTAATAGCACTACAGTTTTCGTGAGTGGAATGGTGATCGCAGGAAAGAATGTTCAATCTTTCTCAAATAATAGTAAATGGGAAAATATGCGCGCTATGATTAAGCGTTTTACACGTAAGACGGTAGCTAATCAAGAGGTGAAAATTGATTTGCTAAGTGAGCAAACTAAGGTGATAACAGATGGATCCGGATCGTTTTCTGTTCAATTAAAACTACCTTGTTTTCATAAAGTACAGTCTGATAGATGGATTCCTGTAAAAGCTATTATTCCTAATACGTCTGTTAAGGTTACAGGTCAAATACAAATTATTAATGATGACGAAGAGCGGATATTTATTTCAGATATTGATGATACTGTGCTTATTTCGCATTCAACGCATTTATTTCGGAAACTATATTTGATTCTTTTTAAGAATGCAGAAAGTCGTTTGCCTTTCCCGGATATACCAAGGTTTTACCAACAATTAAAGTCAGGAAGGTCTAATAATGCAGATCATCCATTCTTTTATGTTTCCAGCAGTGAATGGAACTTATACGATTTATTGAATGATTTTTTTAAATTTAACCAGATTCCAGAAGGAACATTGTTGCTTAAAAAGTACTCGGAAGGGATTATTAAATTGTGGTTATCCGGAAAGAAACATCATGATTTAAAATATAATAAAATACGATTCTTACTGACTTTTTATCCTTACCAGAAATTTGTTTTACTGGGAGATAACGGGCAGGAAGATCCAATTATTTATGGTAGATTGACCAAGGAATTTCCGGGTAGAATAGAAACCGTGTATATCAGGCAAATTAAATCTTTGTGGGGGGGTAAAACTAATGAAGTAGATAGTTTGTTTGATACACATACACATCTGATACAAATAAAGCATACCAAAGAAGCCTTTAATCATGCAAAGGTATTGGGCTATATTTAA
- a CDS encoding diacylglycerol kinase family protein gives MKKKKLLFVINPHSGSSDYSNMDDLIIRVCQPMNVDLQILHTTGKNDCTTIGNKIKEYKPDTVITAGGDGTVNQVASLLINSKIKLGILPKGSANGLAYNLNIGDDFEEEIRKIITGKVHRMDSLLINNKHYCFHLSDIGINARLIKRFEEDDTRGLMGYAKELLNELKDGKKVFKTIIETKEKKYRLKAEMILLANAKSFGTGAIINPKGEIDDGLFEIIVLKPYPWWSILSLFTKMFTGKINHLKYIKTIRTTSAIIRLNSPQVLQSDGEILGEPEEITIKIIPNSLSIVY, from the coding sequence ATGAAGAAGAAAAAACTATTGTTTGTTATCAATCCACATTCTGGAAGTTCTGATTATTCCAATATGGATGATTTAATCATCAGAGTTTGCCAACCAATGAATGTTGATTTGCAAATACTGCACACAACAGGCAAAAACGATTGTACCACGATTGGCAATAAAATAAAGGAATACAAACCAGACACTGTAATAACTGCAGGCGGAGATGGAACGGTTAACCAGGTAGCATCCTTGCTTATTAATAGTAAAATAAAACTAGGAATTCTGCCCAAAGGTTCGGCTAACGGATTAGCCTATAATCTGAATATAGGTGACGATTTTGAGGAAGAGATTCGTAAAATAATAACGGGTAAAGTTCATCGTATGGATTCGCTACTGATTAATAACAAGCATTACTGTTTTCACCTTAGTGATATAGGTATAAATGCTAGATTGATAAAACGATTTGAGGAAGACGATACCCGCGGCTTAATGGGTTACGCCAAAGAACTATTGAATGAATTAAAGGATGGTAAAAAGGTATTTAAAACCATTATTGAAACCAAGGAAAAGAAGTATCGACTAAAAGCCGAAATGATACTATTGGCCAATGCCAAAAGTTTTGGAACTGGCGCCATCATTAATCCAAAGGGTGAAATTGATGATGGTTTATTCGAAATAATAGTATTAAAGCCTTATCCATGGTGGAGCATTCTAAGCCTTTTCACTAAAATGTTTACCGGTAAAATCAATCATTTAAAATATATTAAAACCATTCGTACCACAAGTGCCATTATCAGATTAAATAGTCCACAAGTATTGCAATCGGATGGAGAGATTCTTGGCGAACCGGAAGAAATTACCATCAAAATTATTCCTAATTCGTTAAGCATTGTATACTGA
- the mnmA gene encoding tRNA 2-thiouridine(34) synthase MnmA, with the protein MNKRVILGMSGGMDSSMSAILLQRQGYEVIGATLQTHTEADDKNIVDAQNLAKSLNIPHHLIDCRDNFKKEVITYFADEYINGRTPNPCVYCNRTIKWKYLLELAQQLDCDHIATGHYVRVLQENNHYYIQKGLDPAKDQSYFLWNLSQEVLSKAIFPLGQLKKTEVRELASELGYQNIADKKESMGVCFLAGIDYREYLKKLLTDEHPSLQAGPVIDSENNELGHHEGFPFYTIGQRRGIEGVANGQCVVSIDPKRKALITGNRKDLYTNQLHLKEYSLTPDTSLWKDQTVFIRVRGLDSVPGYNGIITPNENGLKVQFEDKVWAITPGQSIVFYQDDKLIGGGIS; encoded by the coding sequence ATGAATAAGCGAGTGATTTTAGGAATGAGTGGTGGAATGGATAGCTCCATGTCAGCAATACTATTACAACGACAAGGATACGAAGTTATTGGAGCAACCCTTCAGACTCATACCGAAGCCGATGATAAAAATATTGTTGATGCTCAAAACCTGGCTAAATCACTTAACATTCCGCATCATTTGATTGACTGCCGCGACAATTTCAAGAAGGAAGTCATTACTTATTTTGCAGACGAATATATCAATGGTCGCACTCCTAACCCTTGTGTTTATTGCAACCGTACTATCAAATGGAAATATCTTTTAGAACTAGCTCAGCAATTGGATTGTGATCATATTGCCACCGGGCACTACGTTCGAGTATTGCAAGAAAACAATCATTACTACATTCAAAAAGGATTGGATCCGGCCAAAGATCAATCCTATTTTCTTTGGAACCTGAGTCAGGAAGTACTTTCAAAAGCTATTTTCCCTTTAGGGCAATTAAAGAAGACCGAAGTTAGAGAACTGGCTTCTGAATTAGGCTATCAGAACATTGCTGATAAAAAAGAAAGTATGGGGGTTTGCTTTCTGGCAGGCATCGATTACCGAGAATATCTCAAAAAACTCCTGACGGATGAACATCCATCCTTACAAGCGGGGCCGGTAATCGACAGCGAAAACAACGAATTGGGGCATCATGAGGGTTTTCCGTTTTACACCATTGGGCAACGAAGAGGTATTGAAGGAGTTGCCAACGGACAATGTGTTGTAAGCATTGATCCCAAACGCAAAGCTTTGATTACCGGAAACAGAAAAGACTTATATACCAACCAGCTTCATTTAAAAGAGTATTCGCTTACACCCGATACTTCACTTTGGAAAGATCAAACCGTTTTTATTCGGGTAAGAGGATTGGATAGTGTACCTGGTTATAACGGCATCATCACTCCAAACGAAAATGGACTAAAAGTTCAGTTTGAAGATAAAGTATGGGCTATCACACCCGGACAATCCATAGTATTTTATCAGGATGATAAGTTGATAGGTGGAGGTATCTCTTAA